The following proteins are encoded in a genomic region of Enterocloster clostridioformis:
- the ltrA gene encoding group II intron reverse transcriptase/maturase has protein sequence MDTSSLMEQILSRDNLNAAYLQVVRNKGAAGVDGMTVEELGAYLSENGENIKEQLRTRKYKPKPVRRVEIPKPDGGTRNLGVPTAVDRFVQQAVAQVLTPIFEEQFHDHSYGFRPKRCAQQAVLKALEMMNDGHNWIVDIDLAKFFDTVDHDKLMTIFGRTIKDGDVISVVRKILVSGVMIDDEYEDTVVGTPQGGNISPLLANIMLNELDKELEARRLDFVRYADDLIIMVGSRQAAERVMKSVARFIEEKLGLKVNAEKSRVDKPKGIKYLGFGFYYDSFAKGYKARPHPKAAAKFKAQMKKYTSRSWGVGNGYKIGKLNRLIRGWINYFKIGSMKRLCAKMDGQIRYRLRMCIWKHWKTPKNREKNLIKLGLPPNAAHGISYAKGYARVCRSWNLHICISKERLAKFGLVSMEDYYAEKAVTC, from the coding sequence ATGGACACAAGCAGTCTCATGGAGCAGATATTAAGCAGGGATAATCTAAATGCGGCGTATCTGCAAGTCGTAAGGAATAAAGGAGCGGCAGGCGTGGACGGGATGACCGTTGAAGAACTTGGCGCATATCTTTCGGAAAACGGCGAAAACATTAAGGAACAGTTGCGGACGAGGAAGTATAAGCCGAAGCCAGTCCGCAGGGTGGAGATACCCAAACCCGATGGTGGTACAAGAAATCTTGGAGTGCCAACAGCAGTAGACCGCTTTGTACAGCAGGCGGTGGCACAGGTGCTTACCCCGATATTTGAGGAGCAGTTTCACGACCACAGCTATGGATTCAGACCCAAGCGGTGTGCACAGCAGGCAGTCCTTAAAGCATTGGAAATGATGAATGACGGACACAACTGGATAGTGGATATCGACCTAGCGAAATTCTTTGACACAGTAGACCATGACAAGCTGATGACGATTTTCGGACGGACAATAAAGGACGGAGATGTCATATCGGTGGTAAGAAAGATTCTGGTCAGCGGCGTAATGATTGATGATGAGTATGAAGATACGGTAGTCGGCACACCGCAGGGTGGAAATATCTCGCCGCTGTTAGCAAATATCATGTTAAATGAGCTGGACAAAGAACTGGAAGCAAGGAGGCTGGATTTCGTCCGGTATGCAGATGACCTTATTATAATGGTCGGGAGCAGACAGGCGGCAGAGCGGGTAATGAAGAGCGTGGCTCGGTTTATAGAGGAAAAGCTTGGACTGAAAGTGAACGCGGAAAAGAGCAGGGTTGATAAACCAAAGGGCATTAAGTATCTGGGGTTTGGATTTTACTATGACTCATTTGCCAAAGGGTACAAAGCCAGACCACACCCGAAAGCGGCAGCAAAGTTCAAGGCGCAGATGAAGAAATATACAAGCAGGAGCTGGGGAGTGGGCAATGGTTATAAAATTGGGAAACTCAACCGGCTTATCCGAGGGTGGATAAATTATTTCAAAATCGGAAGCATGAAAAGGCTGTGCGCAAAAATGGACGGACAGATTCGGTATCGACTGCGCATGTGCATATGGAAACACTGGAAAACGCCAAAGAACAGGGAAAAGAATCTTATCAAACTTGGTCTGCCGCCAAATGCGGCACATGGCATTTCATATGCCAAAGGATATGCCAGAGTGTGCAGAAGCTGGAATCTCCACATTTGTATCAGTAAAGAGAGACTAGCTAAGTTTGGTCTTGTATCCATGGAAGACTACTACGCCGAAAAGGCTGTTACATGTTAA
- a CDS encoding glycosyltransferase family 4 protein — translation MRILSITAQKPHSTGSGVYLTGLVKGFAALGHEQAVVAGVYKEDEIHFPEGTRFYPVYYRTESLPFPIAGMSDEMPYESTIYSQMTEDMVDAFKQAFLEKTREAVECFRPDLILCHHLYLLTAVVREAFPQYKTAAICHGTGLRQIKKNSLEREYILAHIKELHKVFCLHREQREEISRIYGVPGERLEVIGSGFDDSIFRFTPVKKDDGAKRLIYAGKLSEKKGIMSLLRSLAYLEQMQRQDGEQQRQAAGQSAEPVKIEVWLAGGYGNQLEYETIKKLAGQSPYPVKFLGRLDQPRLAERMNQADVFVLPSFYEGLPLVVIEALACGLQVVCTDLPGVRPWLEENIGTCPVKFVSLPAIVNADEPVEQELPEFERRLAEAIGKSLGMNGGSLGTDGGSLETDGGGLSTHGGENMTAAGPSMASLPPDLSRISWAGISKKILESCNFI, via the coding sequence ATGAGGATACTGAGCATAACAGCCCAGAAACCCCACAGTACGGGGAGCGGTGTTTATCTTACCGGCCTGGTAAAAGGTTTTGCTGCACTGGGACATGAGCAGGCAGTGGTGGCAGGGGTCTATAAGGAGGACGAGATACATTTTCCTGAAGGGACCCGGTTCTATCCGGTATATTACAGGACAGAAAGCCTGCCCTTTCCCATAGCGGGGATGTCGGATGAGATGCCTTACGAGAGTACCATATACAGCCAGATGACAGAGGATATGGTGGATGCATTCAAACAGGCGTTTCTGGAGAAAACCAGGGAGGCAGTGGAATGCTTCCGGCCGGATTTGATTCTGTGCCATCATCTGTATCTGCTGACAGCCGTGGTACGGGAGGCGTTTCCCCAATATAAAACAGCGGCCATATGCCATGGCACAGGCCTGCGCCAGATAAAGAAAAACAGTCTTGAACGGGAATATATTCTGGCTCACATAAAGGAGCTTCATAAGGTGTTCTGCCTTCACAGGGAACAGAGGGAAGAAATCAGCCGGATATACGGCGTGCCCGGAGAGCGGCTGGAAGTGATTGGAAGCGGATTTGATGATTCCATTTTCCGTTTTACGCCGGTTAAAAAGGATGATGGAGCCAAGCGGCTGATTTACGCTGGAAAGCTGTCGGAGAAGAAGGGGATCATGAGCCTGCTGCGGAGTCTTGCGTATCTGGAACAGATGCAAAGACAGGATGGGGAGCAGCAGAGGCAGGCAGCGGGGCAGTCTGCGGAGCCTGTGAAAATTGAGGTATGGCTGGCAGGAGGGTATGGTAACCAGCTGGAGTATGAAACCATTAAAAAGCTGGCGGGGCAGTCACCCTACCCGGTGAAATTTCTCGGCAGGCTGGACCAGCCCCGGCTGGCAGAACGGATGAATCAGGCGGATGTTTTCGTGCTTCCGTCCTTTTACGAGGGGCTTCCTCTTGTGGTGATAGAGGCTCTGGCCTGCGGTTTACAGGTGGTCTGCACAGACCTGCCGGGAGTCAGGCCCTGGCTGGAGGAAAATATCGGAACGTGTCCCGTGAAATTCGTGTCCCTGCCCGCCATTGTGAATGCGGATGAACCGGTTGAACAGGAGCTGCCGGAGTTTGAACGGCGTCTGGCTGAGGCTATAGGCAAAAGTCTGGGGATGAACGGCGGCAGCTTGGGGACGGATGGCGGCAGCTTGGAGACGGATGGTGGTGGGCTGAGTACGCACGGCGGGGAAAATATGACTGCCGCGGGCCCGTCAATGGCTTCCCTTCCGCCGGATTTGAGCCGCATATCCTGGGCGGGCATAAGCAAAAAAATATTAGAATCCTGTAATTTTATATAA
- a CDS encoding TraX family protein has translation MGRGRSRGPYGGRRQGLTGNQLKILGIVAILIDNIGAVVIQGGILHGTDSALYHGVLLTPSGHYWVIAGQVCRYVGRLGFPILAYLTTEEFVRTRDRRWYAVRMLLFALLSEVPFDLAVYHTMFYPHYQNMMFTLFAGVLVMAVMESTRNPGLQAGALAAGCALSWVLQFDYNVVGVLFIAAMYWFRRSDTAQVVAGVGICAVESISCYCVSALSFVPIVLYNGRRGAFQLKYMFCVFYPVHFLVLYGVSMWIAKGV, from the coding sequence ATGGGTAGAGGACGCAGCCGCGGGCCATACGGCGGCCGCCGGCAGGGGCTTACGGGAAACCAGCTGAAGATTCTGGGAATTGTGGCAATTCTAATTGATAATATCGGCGCTGTGGTGATTCAGGGAGGGATTCTTCATGGAACAGACAGTGCTCTTTATCATGGGGTACTGCTGACGCCTTCCGGGCATTACTGGGTGATTGCGGGCCAGGTCTGCCGTTATGTGGGGAGACTGGGATTTCCTATCCTGGCATATCTCACAACAGAGGAATTTGTGCGTACCAGGGACCGACGGTGGTACGCCGTCAGGATGCTCCTGTTTGCCCTGTTATCCGAAGTGCCCTTTGATTTGGCTGTGTACCACACCATGTTTTATCCCCACTATCAGAATATGATGTTTACCCTGTTTGCGGGGGTACTGGTTATGGCTGTCATGGAGTCCACCCGAAATCCGGGTCTGCAGGCAGGAGCCCTGGCAGCGGGATGCGCGCTGTCATGGGTGCTGCAGTTTGATTACAATGTGGTGGGAGTCCTGTTCATAGCTGCCATGTACTGGTTCCGGCGCAGTGATACGGCCCAGGTGGTTGCGGGAGTGGGAATCTGCGCAGTGGAGAGCATCAGCTGCTATTGTGTGTCAGCCCTGTCCTTTGTGCCGATTGTATTGTATAATGGAAGACGGGGGGCATTTCAGCTTAAATATATGTTCTGCGTGTTTTACCCGGTGCATTTTCTGGTGCTGTACGGTGTGAGCATGTGGATTGCAAAAGGAGTTTAG
- a CDS encoding TatD family hydrolase produces MIFDTHAHYDDEAFDEDRPELLGRLQEAGVGAVMNVAASLESCRSTLKLAEAYDWIYGAMGVHPSETGELDQEGLQWIKEQCGHPRVKAVGEIGLDYYWEEPAHDIQKKWFEAQMDLARQVKLPLIIHSRDAAKDTLDMMKAAKAGEIGGVVHCFSYTREMAREYLDMGFFLGIGGVLTFNNARKLKEVVEYIPLESIVLETDCPYLTPVPNRGKRNSSLELPYVVEAVSRLKGVDPETVMKATWENGKKLYRL; encoded by the coding sequence ATGATATTTGATACACATGCCCATTATGATGATGAGGCATTTGACGAGGATCGGCCGGAACTTCTGGGACGTTTGCAGGAAGCCGGCGTGGGTGCGGTTATGAATGTAGCCGCCAGCCTGGAGAGCTGCCGCAGTACCCTGAAACTGGCCGAAGCCTATGACTGGATATATGGGGCCATGGGAGTCCATCCCAGTGAGACGGGGGAGCTGGACCAGGAGGGCCTTCAGTGGATTAAGGAACAGTGCGGCCACCCCAGGGTAAAGGCCGTGGGCGAAATTGGCCTGGATTACTACTGGGAGGAACCGGCCCACGATATACAGAAAAAGTGGTTTGAGGCACAGATGGATTTGGCCAGGCAGGTAAAGCTTCCCTTAATCATCCACAGCAGGGATGCCGCAAAGGATACCCTGGATATGATGAAGGCGGCTAAGGCCGGGGAGATCGGAGGTGTCGTCCACTGTTTTTCCTACACCAGGGAGATGGCCAGAGAGTACCTGGACATGGGATTTTTCCTTGGAATCGGAGGCGTCCTTACCTTCAACAATGCCAGGAAACTGAAAGAAGTGGTGGAATATATACCTCTGGAGTCCATTGTACTGGAGACGGACTGTCCCTATCTGACGCCGGTCCCTAACCGGGGAAAGAGAAACTCATCCCTTGAGCTTCCCTATGTGGTGGAGGCTGTCAGCCGGCTAAAGGGAGTGGACCCGGAAACCGTCATGAAGGCCACCTGGGAAAATGGAAAAAAGCTCTACCGGCTGTAG
- the rsmA gene encoding 16S rRNA (adenine(1518)-N(6)/adenine(1519)-N(6))-dimethyltransferase RsmA: protein MATLGNPKNTIEIIQKYQFAFQKKFGQNFLIDTHVLDKIISAAGITGDDCVLEIGPGIGTMTQYLAEHAGKVVAVEIDTNLLPILDETLKGYSNVTVINSDILKLDMNKLVDEYNDGRPVKVAANLPYYITTPIIMGLFESNVPIDNITVMVQKEVADRMQVGPGSKDYGALSLAVQYYAKPYIVANVPPNCFIPRPNVGSAVIRLTRYQEPPVQVDEPGIMFRLIRASFNQRRKTLQNGLNNSPEVPYTKEQIAAAIESLGVPASVRGEALTLEQFASLANYFTRTAGKEAGVS from the coding sequence ATGGCGACTTTGGGTAATCCGAAAAATACCATTGAAATCATACAGAAATATCAATTCGCATTCCAGAAGAAATTTGGTCAGAATTTCCTCATAGATACCCACGTGCTGGACAAAATCATAAGCGCCGCAGGGATTACAGGGGATGACTGTGTGCTGGAGATAGGACCGGGCATCGGCACCATGACCCAGTATCTGGCGGAACATGCCGGAAAAGTGGTTGCGGTGGAGATTGACACCAATCTTCTACCCATTCTGGACGAAACTTTAAAGGGCTATTCCAATGTGACGGTTATCAACAGCGATATTCTGAAATTAGACATGAATAAGCTGGTGGACGAGTATAATGATGGAAGGCCCGTCAAGGTGGCGGCAAACCTTCCATATTACATCACTACTCCCATTATCATGGGATTGTTTGAGAGCAATGTACCCATTGACAATATCACTGTCATGGTGCAGAAGGAAGTGGCGGACCGGATGCAGGTGGGGCCCGGCTCCAAGGACTACGGCGCATTGTCCCTGGCAGTGCAGTACTATGCAAAGCCTTATATTGTGGCAAATGTGCCGCCCAACTGCTTTATTCCCCGCCCCAATGTGGGTTCCGCTGTCATCCGCCTCACAAGATATCAGGAGCCGCCGGTGCAGGTGGACGAGCCAGGTATCATGTTCCGTCTTATAAGGGCCTCTTTTAATCAGCGCAGGAAGACGCTGCAGAACGGGTTAAATAACTCTCCGGAGGTACCGTATACAAAGGAGCAGATTGCGGCTGCCATTGAGAGCCTGGGAGTTCCCGCTTCTGTCAGGGGGGAGGCTCTGACGCTGGAGCAGTTTGCCAGCCTGGCTAATTACTTTACCAGGACAGCGGGAAAGGAAGCCGGCGTTTCATAA
- a CDS encoding oleate hydratase, with the protein MNKKVGKILTAAAAGAVVGVAVKKLQDGRKEKEDERIAAIEEAVMNNRDYGDRKAYLVGGGLGTLAAAAYLIRDCKFPANQITVYEGMHILGGSNDGIGTPEQGFVCRGGRMLNEETYENFWELFGSIPSLRQPGHSVTEEILEFDHAHPTCAKARLVDKDGNILDVKSMGFNQADRMALLKLLMTDEKKLDNLTIQDWFKETPHIFETNFWYMWQTTFAFQKYSSLFEFRRYMNRMIFEFSRIETLEGVTRTPLNQYDSVIRPLETYLRKAGVNFRENCEVTDIDFTDGPGITAKTLYLKKKVESADDSGEEADAPAEISYVTEEVQLNKSDICIMTNACMTDSATLGSLYKPAPAPEKKPISGELWAKVAGKKPGLGNPEPFFTKPEETNWLSFTVTCKGDDILKTIENFTGNVPGSGALMTFKDSSWLMSSVVAAQPHFVNQPADQTIFWGYGLHTEAIGDYVKKPMKDCTGQELLNEYLHHLHIPEDRIAELMKTVINVIPCYMPYVDAQFEPRKMSDRPPVIPAGSTNFAMVSQFVEIPEDMVFTEEYSVRAARIAVYGLLDVKKKICPVTPYNRQPKILLKALKKSYL; encoded by the coding sequence ATGAACAAGAAAGTGGGTAAAATCCTGACAGCTGCGGCAGCAGGAGCAGTTGTGGGCGTGGCAGTGAAGAAGCTGCAGGACGGCCGGAAGGAAAAGGAAGATGAGAGAATTGCCGCCATTGAGGAAGCGGTGATGAATAACCGGGATTACGGTGACAGGAAAGCTTATCTGGTAGGCGGAGGCCTGGGCACCCTGGCTGCGGCTGCGTATCTGATCCGGGACTGCAAGTTCCCTGCCAACCAGATAACGGTTTACGAGGGCATGCACATACTTGGGGGAAGCAATGACGGTATCGGTACGCCGGAGCAGGGGTTTGTATGCCGCGGCGGACGTATGCTCAATGAGGAGACCTATGAGAACTTCTGGGAGCTCTTTGGTTCCATTCCATCTCTGCGTCAGCCCGGACACAGCGTTACGGAAGAGATTCTGGAGTTTGACCATGCCCATCCCACCTGCGCCAAGGCAAGGCTGGTGGATAAGGACGGCAACATTCTGGATGTGAAATCCATGGGATTTAACCAGGCTGACCGCATGGCCCTTCTGAAGCTGCTGATGACGGACGAAAAAAAGCTGGACAACCTGACCATTCAGGACTGGTTTAAGGAAACACCCCATATATTCGAGACTAATTTCTGGTATATGTGGCAGACCACCTTTGCATTCCAGAAGTACAGCAGCCTGTTTGAATTCAGACGGTATATGAACCGCATGATTTTTGAGTTCAGCCGTATTGAAACGCTGGAGGGAGTTACCAGAACTCCGTTAAACCAGTATGACAGTGTGATTCGTCCTCTGGAGACTTACCTGAGGAAGGCCGGCGTCAACTTCCGGGAAAACTGTGAAGTGACAGATATAGATTTTACGGACGGCCCCGGAATTACGGCTAAGACCCTGTATCTGAAGAAGAAAGTGGAGAGCGCGGATGACTCAGGCGAGGAAGCAGACGCTCCGGCCGAGATTTCCTATGTGACGGAGGAAGTTCAGTTAAATAAGAGTGATATCTGCATCATGACCAATGCGTGCATGACGGACAGCGCTACCCTGGGAAGCCTTTACAAGCCCGCGCCTGCTCCTGAGAAGAAGCCAATCAGCGGCGAACTCTGGGCAAAGGTGGCCGGTAAGAAGCCGGGACTGGGAAATCCGGAGCCGTTTTTTACCAAGCCTGAGGAGACGAACTGGCTCAGCTTTACTGTTACCTGCAAAGGCGATGATATCTTAAAGACCATTGAGAATTTTACCGGCAATGTACCCGGCAGCGGCGCCCTTATGACCTTTAAGGATTCCAGCTGGCTTATGAGCAGCGTGGTTGCGGCGCAGCCTCATTTCGTGAACCAGCCCGCCGACCAGACCATTTTCTGGGGATATGGACTGCACACAGAGGCCATAGGCGATTATGTAAAGAAGCCTATGAAGGATTGTACCGGGCAGGAACTGTTAAATGAATATCTCCATCATCTGCATATTCCGGAGGACAGGATTGCGGAGCTGATGAAGACGGTCATCAATGTGATTCCCTGCTATATGCCTTATGTGGACGCACAGTTTGAGCCGCGCAAGATGAGCGACAGGCCGCCGGTGATTCCCGCAGGGTCCACCAACTTTGCGAT